One window of the Pyrinomonadaceae bacterium genome contains the following:
- a CDS encoding multicopper oxidase domain-containing protein, which translates to MFEETTITNQAGEHRSESSNIERDSQTSRRTFLQQAMMTASGVTLYSLMPPLATKVMAQPCPGGQLLQQIMEIKSSGKVLQAVLKVLNEQRTTMSPAGCAVDSGQMRYIAGYDPATPANVWPKQKGVPNPAPTLRARVGDRVQITLLNHVNVDEFNQTQDVANASKPLDVAERGENACDTTKSVGPNSSVNTYPGDPSFEKPPNCFHGSSSTNLHFHGSHVSPSGTADNVLLTIRPSPRGRDGKPTVNEQTVKPIFDQIFKACAQRQQPMQWGDWPPAWQTWQKRLLISYDQSAVWRGQRGLPPNQQLWPQNIKAMADKTLPQYYIGAFPNCFNIPEWNGQPDSMGQAPGTHWYHGHKHGSTALNLLNGMAGALIIEGDYDDKLNPFVKKQQVLVLQQYGTVLNLLRSALAGQSPELVFVNGQYTPVVQMNPNEMQLWRIVNACHQAAVPIDKPPSGIKWVQTAQDGVQFHQQNYDPSDTDASFPVPARSKAPFGSLAPGNRIDLLVQAPKTPGTYKVTFGGGTLLLTIAVRQDPAVPPIANPMPFPTRAQFPQMPGFLADINPSAIKVKRELHFKSTADPSVAPDMKRGKNPPYPPPKHTIDGKQFDEHVVDQTMLLGATEEWTLYNDGGAAHPFHIHINPFQVIEIKDPAVNNGNPVHLPRPWVWWDNFAIPTGGYVKMWTRFMDFTGMYVLHCHILGHEDRGMMQLVQVISNRTTMEHR; encoded by the coding sequence ATGTTTGAGGAGACGACCATCACGAATCAAGCGGGCGAGCATCGTTCCGAGTCATCCAACATTGAGCGGGACTCTCAAACGAGCCGGCGGACATTCCTCCAACAAGCCATGATGACGGCGTCGGGTGTAACGCTATATTCGCTCATGCCACCACTCGCCACGAAGGTAATGGCCCAGCCTTGCCCTGGGGGTCAGCTACTGCAACAAATAATGGAGATTAAGAGCTCCGGCAAGGTGCTTCAAGCTGTACTCAAGGTCCTCAATGAACAACGGACCACAATGTCTCCGGCGGGCTGTGCCGTTGATAGCGGACAGATGCGTTACATCGCTGGTTACGATCCGGCGACACCGGCCAATGTTTGGCCTAAGCAGAAGGGCGTCCCGAACCCCGCACCGACACTTCGGGCGCGTGTGGGAGACAGAGTTCAAATTACACTCCTAAATCATGTCAACGTCGACGAATTTAACCAAACCCAAGACGTTGCCAACGCTAGTAAACCCCTCGATGTCGCCGAGCGTGGCGAGAATGCTTGTGATACTACCAAGTCCGTCGGACCTAACAGCAGTGTCAACACTTACCCGGGTGACCCGAGCTTTGAAAAGCCGCCGAACTGCTTCCATGGGTCGAGTTCTACAAATTTACACTTTCATGGTAGCCACGTCAGTCCCAGTGGAACCGCCGACAACGTGCTGCTGACGATTCGGCCCTCGCCCCGAGGACGCGACGGCAAACCGACGGTGAACGAGCAGACGGTGAAGCCTATCTTCGATCAGATATTTAAGGCATGCGCGCAGCGCCAGCAACCGATGCAGTGGGGCGACTGGCCGCCAGCGTGGCAAACCTGGCAAAAAAGGCTTCTCATATCTTATGACCAGAGCGCGGTATGGCGTGGCCAGCGCGGATTGCCTCCGAACCAACAGTTGTGGCCGCAAAACATAAAAGCAATGGCAGACAAGACGTTGCCGCAGTATTACATAGGCGCATTCCCCAACTGTTTCAACATTCCCGAATGGAATGGTCAGCCGGACAGCATGGGCCAGGCGCCTGGAACGCACTGGTACCACGGTCACAAGCATGGATCGACCGCACTGAACTTGCTTAATGGAATGGCCGGCGCGCTGATAATTGAGGGCGATTACGACGATAAGCTGAACCCCTTCGTTAAGAAACAACAGGTTCTGGTGCTACAGCAGTACGGAACCGTACTCAATCTTCTGCGCAGCGCCCTCGCAGGGCAAAGTCCCGAGCTGGTTTTCGTCAACGGCCAGTACACTCCGGTCGTGCAGATGAACCCGAACGAAATGCAGCTCTGGCGCATTGTGAATGCTTGTCACCAGGCCGCCGTGCCGATTGACAAACCACCCAGCGGAATCAAGTGGGTGCAGACTGCTCAGGATGGTGTGCAGTTCCATCAGCAGAATTACGATCCATCGGATACCGACGCGTCGTTTCCTGTCCCCGCGAGATCAAAAGCGCCGTTCGGCAGCTTGGCGCCGGGCAACCGCATTGACTTACTGGTGCAGGCGCCCAAGACACCCGGCACTTACAAGGTGACTTTTGGTGGTGGCACACTTCTGCTGACCATCGCGGTCAGGCAGGATCCTGCGGTTCCACCAATCGCGAATCCAATGCCGTTCCCAACCAGGGCGCAGTTTCCGCAGATGCCTGGATTCCTTGCTGACATCAATCCCAGCGCCATCAAGGTCAAACGGGAACTACATTTCAAGTCCACTGCGGATCCGTCAGTTGCGCCAGATATGAAACGGGGCAAGAACCCGCCGTACCCGCCGCCGAAACACACGATCGACGGTAAGCAGTTCGACGAGCACGTGGTCGATCAAACCATGCTCCTTGGCGCGACCGAAGAGTGGACCCTGTATAACGACGGAGGCGCGGCCCATCCTTTCCATATCCACATCAATCCGTTTCAGGTGATCGAAATTAAGGATCCCGCAGTGAACAATGGGAATCCGGTGCATTTACCTCGACCCTGGGTCTGGTGGGATAATTTCGCGATCCCAACGGGTGGCTATGTGAAGATGTGGACCCGGTTCATGGATTTCACAGGCATGTACGTTCTGCATTGCCACATTCTGGGCCACGAAGACCGCGGCATGATGCAACTGGTGCAGGTTATTTCAAACCGAACCACCATGGAACACAGGTAA